CCCAGGTCGACAACGCTGCCGAGGTCGGTGACGGTGCCGGTGACGCCGCCGACCGTGCTGCCCAGGTCGGTGACCGAGCCCAGGTCGGCGATGCCCAGGTCGCCGCCGCTGACCAGGCCGGTCACGCCGCTGACCGTGGTGGTCACGGTGCTGGCGGCGAAGTCGGCGGTACCGAGGACGCCGTCCACGGTCTCGGCGCCACCGATGGTGCCCAGCACGGTCGAGTCGAGGGTGCCGGCCACGTCGTGCACCCCGGACAGGTCCACCGACAGGCCGCCGTCGAGGCCCAGCACCGGCAGCGAGGAGGCGGCGGCCACGTCCAGGCCGGTCGGGTCGACGCTGACCGCGCCCACGCCGGCCACGTTGACGTCCGCACCGGTGGTGTAGAGGCCGGCGGTGAACTGGTTGGCGACCGTCTGGACCTGACCGACGACACCGCTCGGGCTGAGGCTGACCGCGCCGAGGCCCAGGCCGTCGACCGCGCCGAGGTCCGCGAGGCCCTGCAGCGGTACGGAGTCGATGACGAGCGGCAGAACGTCGTGCACGTCACCCGGGGTCACGTCGCAGAGGCCCAGGCTCTCCAGGGTGCCCTCCGGGTCGAGTTCGAAGGCCGAGCGGAGGTCGGCGTCGCCGAGCAGGTTGATCACGAAGTCGTGCAGCGTCTGGGTCGACTCCACCGGAGCGGCCTCCGGGGCCGGGGCCGGAGCGGGGGCCGGGGTGGGGGTTGACTCGACGGTGGGGGCCGATTCCATTGTGACGATCTCCTCGAACGGTTGTACGGGATGATCTGGACATTCGTTCCAGACCTGGCGCCGACGGTACGGCGTCCGCGACGTACCGGACATCGGGGACGAGCCCGTGTTCTCGCCCTAATCGACTAGGTCCCGTACCGGCTCGGGGGTTAGGGGCATAGGGGATGATCGCCACGGATCTCCGGGCCCGGCCGGCCCGGCGCTTGGGGGGCGGAGCGGCTGACCGGCGCCCGGCAGCCGGCCCGGCGCTCCGGCCCGAACAGGCACCGGCGGCCCGACCCGGTGTCACTGGGCGGCGCGGAGTACCCGGTCCAGCGCGCTGCGCAGTCGTGGGGCCAGCGTGCGCGCGTAGGTGGCGGTGAGGTGCTGGCTGTCCCGGTAGACGAGCACTCCGCCGATGACCGGCGCGCACTCCTGGGCGGGGCAGATCGCACCGTTCAGGTCGATCAGGGAGACGCCGTCGAGTTCGTCCACCGCCGCCTCCTGGGCTTCCCCGGCGCCGGTCGCCAGCGCGGTACGGCGGGACGTGACGCATCTGGTCAGCCGCTTCGGGTTTGCCGACACACACATCCCGCTGTTCGTGCCGAGTACCGGAACGTCCCGGAGCACCACCGTGGGTACCCGGGCGGCGGTCAGGTCCGACCAGGTCCGTCGCATCTCCTCGGCCAGCGCCTCGTCGGCGTCGGATCCGGTCAGGGTCCGGCCGCTGCGGCTCACCGGGTAGCGGGCGCTGGTGGTCAGCAGCAGCCTGGGGCGTTCCGGCCCGGTGAGTTCGGCACGGACGTTGTCGTACCACTGTGCGCAGGCGGTCGCGGCACGTCGGTCGGTGGTGACCAGCGTCAGCTTCAGGAACGGGCAGTTCGGGTTCAGGTACGTGACCAGCCGCCACCGCCGCGCCTCCGCGACCGCCTGGAGCGCGGGTACCCAGCTCGCGGCGTGGCCGTCGCCGGCCAGCACCACCGTCTGGGTGGACGTCCGGTCGCCGTAGACACAGGCCCGGGCGGTCGCGCCGGCAGCGGCGGGGAAGCAGTCGTGCCGGTAGACGTCGGGTACGTCCGCCGCGGCGTCCTGCGGGTTCGGGGTGATCGAACGGACCCGGTCCACCGGCACCCCGGCGCGGCTGTTTCGAGGGGATCTGCCGAGTATCGCGGCGCCCGGTGCGGTCGGGGTCGCCGTGGTGGGCGTGGGGCGGGCCGAGACCGGCGCGGCACCGGACCGCGGCGCCGGTTGGTCGGGCGGCCAGACGCTGAGTTGGAACAGCAGCCCGCCGACCACTGCCGTCGCGGGAAGCATCGCACCGGCCTGGATCAGCTGGCCCGGCGTCCAGCCGTACCGCCGGCCGTCCCGGATCGGCGTCTCGACGTACCGGTGGGTGAGGAAGGCGAGCAGGGCGGC
The nucleotide sequence above comes from Plantactinospora soyae. Encoded proteins:
- a CDS encoding acyltransferase family protein, which produces MVTEYRPRADADSRRGRRTDLTGLRALAIVPLLLTAAGVSVVPGGFVGIDIFFVISGFLVTGALLREWNRTGDVSLRAFYARRIRRLFPTAALVLAASLPLALLCLPRSRWAGTGWDVLAGGLSVLNWRLAGQDADVVVPDATTSILAHLWALGVTGQALLIWPVLLLGIATWAVRRRGRDVRRPLLLTAGLIAIGSFAWSAWRTGDDPGGAFLGTSTRLWELALGAVLALLGTRLAGLPQRLGSVLGWTGTAMVVGAVLVLRPGPEFPGYLALLPALGTAAIIASGAAGGRATAGTAAAGGGPHRILATRPMRTVGAHCYPLYLWHWPLLVAAHARFGELHPAAGLAVLGCAALLAFLTHRYVETPIRDGRRYGWTPGQLIQAGAMLPATAVVGGLLFQLSVWPPDQPAPRSGAAPVSARPTPTTATPTAPGAAILGRSPRNSRAGVPVDRVRSITPNPQDAAADVPDVYRHDCFPAAAGATARACVYGDRTSTQTVVLAGDGHAASWVPALQAVAEARRWRLVTYLNPNCPFLKLTLVTTDRRAATACAQWYDNVRAELTGPERPRLLLTTSARYPVSRSGRTLTGSDADEALAEEMRRTWSDLTAARVPTVVLRDVPVLGTNSGMCVSANPKRLTRCVTSRRTALATGAGEAQEAAVDELDGVSLIDLNGAICPAQECAPVIGGVLVYRDSQHLTATYARTLAPRLRSALDRVLRAAQ
- a CDS encoding IniB N-terminal domain-containing protein gives rise to the protein MESAPTVESTPTPAPAPAPAPEAAPVESTQTLHDFVINLLGDADLRSAFELDPEGTLESLGLCDVTPGDVHDVLPLVIDSVPLQGLADLGAVDGLGLGAVSLSPSGVVGQVQTVANQFTAGLYTTGADVNVAGVGAVSVDPTGLDVAAASSLPVLGLDGGLSVDLSGVHDVAGTLDSTVLGTIGGAETVDGVLGTADFAASTVTTTVSGVTGLVSGGDLGIADLGSVTDLGSTVGGVTGTVTDLGSVVDLGSVTDLGSVTDLDGTVGGVTGTVTDLGSVVDLGSVTDLDGTVGGVTGTVTDLGSVTDLGSVTDLGSTVGGVTGTVTDLGSVVDLGGVTDLDGTLGGVTGTVDGTLGGVGLDGITGDLGGVTDLADTSDLSGTVGGVTGTVDGTLGSVTGLVGGVSDLGGNNLLADGVL